One Niallia circulans DNA segment encodes these proteins:
- a CDS encoding ABC transporter ATP-binding protein, with protein MEILKVQNVKKVYQSRRSASVEALVDISFTVNKGEYIAIMGESGSGKSTLLNILASLDDVTEGEVKLEGVNYQNIENDQLAAFRRKHLGFVFQDFNLLDQFSLKDNIFLPLVLADVSLKEMNAKLKGLAGILGIEHILEKYPYEVSGGQQQRAAVARALITAPSLILADEPTGALDSRSAQELLDLFAKLHRAGQTIIMVTHSVHAASKAGRVLFIKDGKINSEIHKTNMDEDITQQIFEMQSAAVAKRSTV; from the coding sequence ATGGAAATATTAAAGGTTCAAAACGTAAAAAAGGTATACCAATCTCGCAGATCTGCAAGTGTCGAGGCATTGGTTGATATAAGCTTCACGGTAAATAAAGGGGAATATATTGCGATTATGGGAGAATCAGGCTCTGGGAAATCAACACTCTTAAATATTTTAGCTTCCTTAGATGATGTTACAGAAGGGGAAGTGAAGCTTGAGGGCGTGAACTACCAAAATATCGAAAATGATCAATTGGCTGCATTTCGGCGCAAGCATTTAGGATTTGTGTTTCAGGATTTTAATTTATTAGATCAATTCAGTTTAAAGGATAATATCTTTTTGCCGCTAGTACTTGCTGATGTGTCCTTAAAAGAGATGAATGCAAAGCTTAAGGGGTTAGCCGGCATATTGGGAATTGAGCATATTTTAGAGAAATATCCGTACGAAGTATCAGGTGGCCAGCAGCAGCGAGCCGCTGTTGCGAGGGCTTTAATCACCGCACCAAGCCTAATTTTAGCAGATGAACCGACTGGCGCACTCGATTCACGTTCAGCACAGGAGCTGTTAGATTTATTTGCAAAGCTTCACAGAGCCGGCCAGACCATTATTATGGTCACGCATAGTGTGCATGCAGCGAGTAAAGCAGGCCGTGTGCTGTTTATAAAAGATGGAAAAATCAACAGCGAGATTCATAAAACCAATATGGATGAGGATATTACTCAACAGATTTTTGAGATGCAGTCAGCAGCGGTTGCGAAAAGGAGCACTGTATGA
- a CDS encoding lipoprotein YvcA: MNNALVILSTLAVLLGGCGVNKEEANQTQAREEQKAPKEMDTKDLPQVTAFQDEATRAYMASTEEVEPGYYLLESKSKKIRMLFPEEGKYSDLLSSYSKNEENIGFDEYEKEANTLMNGQITYYQGQSFLQKTDTMLEIISGKNKYSEEYQNENTDNTEISIGYKKSNFDNLDRKNNYSYRYFGFVKPNQSLDEGVEYTFIFTCKDNNQSCSLDEKNARDKVKKMISSVQFISNKEE, encoded by the coding sequence ATGAATAATGCACTGGTTATATTATCAACTCTTGCAGTTTTATTAGGGGGTTGCGGAGTGAATAAAGAGGAAGCTAACCAAACACAAGCAAGAGAAGAACAGAAAGCTCCGAAGGAAATGGATACAAAGGACTTGCCACAGGTAACAGCCTTCCAAGATGAAGCAACAAGAGCATACATGGCATCAACCGAAGAAGTGGAGCCTGGATACTATTTACTAGAATCTAAATCTAAGAAAATCAGAATGTTATTTCCAGAAGAAGGAAAGTATTCAGATTTATTATCTAGTTATAGCAAAAACGAAGAAAACATTGGTTTTGATGAATATGAAAAAGAGGCAAATACTTTGATGAATGGTCAAATTACCTATTACCAAGGACAAAGTTTTCTACAGAAAACCGATACAATGCTTGAAATCATCAGTGGAAAAAATAAATACTCAGAAGAATATCAGAATGAAAATACGGATAATACAGAAATATCTATAGGGTATAAAAAAAGTAATTTTGATAATTTGGACAGAAAAAATAATTACTCCTATAGATACTTCGGCTTTGTTAAACCAAATCAAAGCTTAGATGAGGGAGTGGAATATACCTTTATCTTTACATGTAAGGACAATAATCAATCCTGTTCTTTAGATGAAAAAAATGCAAGAGATAAAGTGAAAAAGATGATATCTTCCGTTCAATTTATCAGTAATAAAGAGGAATAG
- a CDS encoding transporter substrate-binding domain-containing protein, which translates to MLWNKKLILVFSLIVVCFLSACTEKEKLADGSELIHKNQFVFAASGEFKPFSYINDDLTMSGFDIEVGEALAKEMGLEPVQKRIKFKGIVEGVKTGRADAAVASHTINPQRSKYVSFSTPYYYSGPQIFTRPDSKIKTVKDLEGKEVAVAKGSTYADTASKYTDNIKTYDSDITALQALSSGRHDAVITDFVTGKSAAKEGFKIKAQELISRSEQAIVLPQDNPKLLKKINEALDELRKDGTLTKISLKYFGEDITKKPE; encoded by the coding sequence ATGTTATGGAATAAAAAATTAATATTGGTTTTCAGTTTAATCGTGGTTTGCTTTTTATCTGCTTGTACCGAGAAGGAGAAGCTTGCTGACGGATCTGAACTGATACATAAAAATCAATTTGTTTTTGCTGCTTCTGGTGAGTTCAAGCCATTTAGTTATATAAATGATGATCTCACCATGTCTGGCTTTGATATTGAGGTTGGTGAAGCGCTCGCAAAAGAAATGGGGCTTGAGCCGGTCCAAAAGCGTATTAAATTCAAAGGGATTGTAGAAGGAGTAAAAACAGGCCGTGCCGATGCAGCTGTTGCTAGTCATACAATAAATCCGCAGCGCAGTAAATATGTGTCCTTTTCTACCCCGTACTATTATTCTGGACCGCAAATATTTACGAGACCAGATAGCAAAATTAAAACTGTCAAGGATTTAGAGGGCAAGGAAGTAGCTGTCGCAAAAGGCTCGACATATGCCGATACAGCTTCCAAGTATACAGACAATATAAAAACGTATGACAGCGATATTACGGCACTACAAGCATTAAGCAGCGGCCGTCATGATGCGGTAATCACCGATTTTGTTACAGGAAAAAGTGCTGCAAAGGAAGGCTTTAAAATTAAAGCACAGGAGTTAATTAGTCGCAGTGAACAAGCGATTGTGCTGCCACAGGATAATCCAAAGCTATTGAAGAAAATAAACGAAGCTTTGGACGAACTCCGCAAGGATGGGACATTAACGAAGATTAGTCTTAAATATTTTGGTGAGGACATTACCAAAAAACCAGAATAA
- a CDS encoding metallophosphoesterase: protein MKRINLVWIIIGALIIFILGTIWSNSHVTVDKVTLTHNRLPAAFDNYKILQISDLQGKEFGSKQKILVNLIKKQQYDLVVFTGDYISEEQEDLQPLENLLKGMPKNKEMYYILGDKDADNSTAALKKGNRFYDLFTKYNVKPLYPGMEIKKGNESIWLKTNPYVGLNEVGGSEISSQLIQEKEEFEAQYKEQQDPFTIEISHRPTEIDSENPDLHDYRTTALNDTGKEWRHWDVSLNGHTLGGQFRLPILGPLYAPNFGLFPGEVNVTGVHTIENHTQYVNNGLGVSGPLFAKFRVFNTPSIGLITLKAK, encoded by the coding sequence ATGAAAAGGATAAACCTTGTTTGGATCATTATTGGTGCACTTATAATATTTATTCTCGGGACAATCTGGAGCAATTCACATGTAACAGTTGATAAGGTGACACTTACTCATAATCGTTTACCAGCAGCATTTGATAATTATAAAATTCTACAGATTTCCGATTTGCAAGGAAAAGAATTCGGCAGCAAGCAAAAGATATTAGTAAACTTAATCAAAAAACAGCAGTATGATTTAGTAGTTTTTACAGGGGACTACATATCTGAAGAGCAAGAGGATTTACAGCCTCTCGAAAATCTATTAAAGGGAATGCCGAAAAATAAAGAAATGTATTATATTTTAGGTGATAAGGATGCAGATAACAGTACTGCCGCATTGAAAAAAGGCAATCGTTTTTATGATTTGTTTACAAAATATAATGTTAAGCCATTATATCCAGGGATGGAGATTAAGAAGGGCAATGAATCAATTTGGTTAAAAACAAACCCTTATGTAGGCTTGAATGAAGTAGGCGGAAGTGAAATTTCAAGTCAATTAATTCAGGAAAAGGAAGAGTTTGAAGCTCAATACAAGGAGCAGCAAGACCCATTTACGATTGAAATATCCCACCGCCCAACTGAAATTGATAGCGAAAATCCAGATCTTCATGATTATCGGACAACAGCATTAAATGATACAGGAAAGGAATGGAGACATTGGGATGTTAGTCTTAATGGACATACACTTGGAGGCCAATTTAGACTGCCGATTCTTGGCCCGCTGTATGCCCCTAATTTTGGCCTATTTCCAGGTGAAGTGAACGTAACAGGTGTCCATACTATTGAAAACCACACTCAATATGTAAATAACGGATTAGGTGTAAGTGGACCATTATTTGCGAAATTTCGCGTGTTTAATACACCAAGCATAGGGTTAATCACTTTGAAGGCGAAGTAG
- a CDS encoding amino acid ABC transporter permease, giving the protein MPSFSHFFSILTETKGVFIKAMLLTLELTAVSILLGIVIGLVFALLKISKIKVLEVISDAYVYLVRGTPLIVQIFILYFGISGIFLLPDFWAASIALALHNGAYISEILRGAIQGVDKGQLEAGRSLGMTKTLTLRRIILPQAFRRALPPLGNQFIISLKDSSLAAFISMNELFNVATTLGSNNFDEMTYLLIVAVYYLILVALMTFIVNRIESKLAASDR; this is encoded by the coding sequence TTGCCAAGTTTTTCGCATTTTTTTAGCATACTAACGGAAACAAAGGGTGTATTTATAAAAGCAATGCTTTTAACATTAGAGCTGACGGCTGTTTCTATTTTACTGGGAATCGTCATCGGACTAGTCTTTGCTTTATTAAAAATCTCTAAAATAAAAGTATTAGAAGTTATTTCAGATGCATATGTCTATTTAGTTCGTGGTACACCGCTGATTGTTCAAATATTTATTCTTTACTTCGGAATTAGCGGCATATTCCTGCTACCAGATTTTTGGGCGGCTTCCATTGCCCTAGCATTACATAACGGAGCCTATATTTCCGAAATTTTAAGGGGAGCAATCCAAGGTGTTGACAAAGGTCAGCTGGAAGCAGGACGCTCTTTAGGAATGACAAAAACACTGACATTAAGAAGGATTATTCTGCCACAGGCATTTCGCCGAGCGCTGCCGCCTTTAGGCAATCAATTTATTATAAGCTTAAAGGATTCTTCATTAGCTGCATTTATCTCCATGAATGAGCTGTTCAATGTCGCGACAACCCTAGGTTCCAATAATTTTGACGAAATGACCTATTTACTAATTGTCGCAGTCTACTATTTAATTCTAGTAGCGCTGATGACATTTATAGTGAACAGAATCGAATCAAAACTAGCAGCAAGTGACAGATAG
- a CDS encoding T7SS effector LXG polymorphic toxin has product MKVLDSASLRDTMKEREQHYKELGTQFSQLKQDFQTIVDLDDFEGNGAKAIKGFYLGQIEVVEAWQRVIDRQISFFEGVSGKLDDKDLGGDTKVDTAFLEEDLAQKERQSDEMITEQRRSLEHIFRDIDDIVPLELYSRSQFDDLMMNANSMRTKTLTAVEETDKELKDEYMSSEGEESYVIQLFGALLSATSKGKSISPIHFDADAYHTSDIYKQMDEAEAATLSYLTYKKEEQEARELENLPAVEKVWDGVKSFVGEFTGYYDYKRAVDGVDPVTGEKMSAIQRAASAGWAIAGFLPIVGWAGRAVKGGKGIYAATKGISAAEQAMSTYKNVHAFTALEKTEMGIYGLLSANGLSEYVTGKDMLGNELTEQQRQASLAQSVFAGLPFVPSMAREASKLGRQAVNSTVQFGKQGADITRSFIEDFGQKINTGPNVSFAGGIGNLNTYLKAEGKVDAGKVSVDKGTSNYRKITEVTGENFGKHIIKGKNGRKELAPNVRYITEENYKYTTDEIGRIVDVNAAELILGKGKRNTAMQVAVGREDRLFDDDGGHLIGTQFRGSGDIDNLLAQNKYINRSGGEWYKMETEWANALKEIPPKKVSVKIKPVFVETSLRPDSYKVTYEIEGKGIFRKTIENRAGG; this is encoded by the coding sequence ATGAAAGTATTAGATTCAGCTAGTCTACGTGATACAATGAAAGAAAGAGAGCAGCACTACAAAGAGCTAGGCACACAATTTTCGCAGCTTAAGCAAGATTTCCAGACTATCGTTGATTTAGACGATTTTGAAGGAAACGGTGCTAAAGCAATTAAAGGCTTCTATCTGGGGCAAATTGAGGTTGTTGAGGCATGGCAGCGGGTGATTGACAGGCAAATAAGCTTTTTTGAAGGTGTTAGCGGTAAGCTCGATGATAAAGATTTGGGCGGCGATACAAAGGTAGATACAGCCTTTCTTGAGGAGGATTTGGCTCAGAAAGAGCGTCAGTCAGATGAGATGATTACAGAGCAGAGGCGTTCATTAGAGCATATCTTTCGGGATATTGATGATATAGTTCCACTTGAGCTCTACTCTCGCAGTCAATTCGACGACTTAATGATGAATGCGAATAGCATGCGGACGAAAACACTCACTGCTGTTGAGGAAACAGATAAAGAGCTGAAGGACGAGTATATGTCTTCAGAGGGAGAGGAAAGCTACGTCATCCAGTTGTTCGGAGCTTTACTATCAGCAACAAGCAAGGGCAAAAGCATTTCTCCCATTCATTTTGATGCAGATGCATACCACACTAGTGATATATACAAGCAAATGGATGAAGCAGAAGCTGCCACTTTAAGCTATCTTACATACAAAAAAGAAGAGCAGGAAGCTAGAGAACTAGAGAACCTTCCTGCAGTTGAAAAGGTCTGGGATGGAGTGAAAAGCTTCGTCGGCGAATTTACCGGCTATTATGACTATAAACGGGCAGTCGACGGCGTCGATCCAGTCACAGGAGAAAAGATGTCAGCAATCCAGCGAGCAGCATCAGCTGGATGGGCCATTGCCGGATTCCTGCCAATAGTCGGCTGGGCGGGCAGAGCAGTCAAAGGTGGAAAAGGCATCTATGCGGCTACCAAAGGAATCAGCGCTGCCGAACAGGCCATGAGCACTTATAAAAATGTCCATGCCTTCACCGCTTTGGAGAAAACCGAAATGGGGATTTATGGCCTGCTTTCCGCTAACGGTCTGTCCGAATACGTGACAGGCAAAGATATGCTCGGAAACGAACTCACAGAGCAACAGCGCCAAGCAAGTTTAGCTCAGAGCGTTTTTGCAGGTCTACCATTTGTACCGAGTATGGCAAGAGAAGCAAGCAAACTCGGCCGTCAAGCAGTCAACTCAACTGTTCAGTTTGGTAAGCAAGGAGCGGATATTACTAGATCATTTATAGAAGATTTTGGCCAAAAGATTAATACTGGTCCTAATGTATCCTTCGCAGGTGGGATAGGCAACCTGAATACATATTTGAAGGCTGAAGGTAAGGTTGATGCTGGGAAGGTTAGTGTTGATAAGGGTACGAGTAATTATAGAAAGATAACCGAAGTAACAGGAGAAAACTTTGGAAAGCATATTATTAAAGGAAAGAATGGAAGGAAAGAACTGGCTCCAAATGTACGCTATATAACTGAGGAAAATTATAAATATACAACTGATGAAATTGGTAGAATAGTAGATGTAAACGCAGCAGAATTAATACTGGGAAAAGGAAAAAGAAATACAGCAATGCAAGTGGCAGTAGGTCGAGAAGATAGGTTGTTTGATGATGATGGTGGACACTTGATAGGAACTCAGTTTCGTGGTTCAGGAGATATTGATAATTTGCTTGCTCAGAATAAGTACATTAATCGCTCTGGAGGAGAGTGGTACAAGATGGAGACTGAGTGGGCAAACGCTTTGAAAGAGATTCCACCAAAAAAAGTTTCTGTAAAAATTAAGCCAGTATTTGTTGAGACTTCATTAAGACCAGATTCTTATAAGGTAACTTATGAAATTGAAGGTAAAGGAATATTTAGGAAAACCATTGAAAATAGAGCAGGAGGTTGA
- a CDS encoding amino acid ABC transporter ATP-binding protein yields the protein MIRITQLNKSFGDLHVLKNIDMTVLESDVVCLIGSSGSGKSTLLRCLNFLEKKDNGSIIIEGKEVNPNTDNLNKIREKVGMVFQNFNLFPHKTVLENIIEAPIMVKGVDKKKAILKAKQLLNKVDLEDKADVYPSKLSGGQKQRVAIARALAMEPDIMLFDEPTSALDPELVGEVLTTMKDLAEEGMTMVVVTHEMGFAKEVADKIVYMHDGKIVEHGTSEEFFNHPKEERTREFLKATMLK from the coding sequence ATGATCAGAATAACTCAATTGAATAAATCATTTGGAGACTTACATGTCTTAAAAAATATCGATATGACAGTCCTTGAAAGCGATGTGGTTTGTCTAATAGGATCGAGTGGTTCAGGAAAAAGTACACTCCTGCGCTGTTTGAACTTTTTAGAAAAGAAGGATAACGGCAGTATTATAATAGAAGGAAAAGAGGTCAATCCAAATACCGATAACCTCAATAAGATAAGGGAAAAGGTAGGCATGGTGTTTCAAAATTTCAACCTATTCCCACACAAAACAGTTTTGGAAAATATAATCGAAGCACCTATCATGGTCAAGGGTGTTGATAAAAAGAAAGCTATCCTCAAAGCAAAACAATTACTGAATAAAGTAGATTTAGAGGACAAGGCAGATGTCTACCCAAGCAAACTATCAGGAGGACAAAAGCAACGGGTGGCGATTGCCAGAGCACTCGCAATGGAACCAGACATCATGCTCTTTGATGAACCAACATCCGCACTCGACCCCGAGCTTGTTGGAGAGGTTCTAACAACCATGAAAGACCTAGCAGAAGAAGGAATGACAATGGTCGTAGTAACACATGAAATGGGATTCGCGAAGGAAGTAGCGGATAAGATTGTGTACATGCACGATGGAAAAATTGTTGAACACGGAACTTCTGAGGAATTTTTCAACCATCCTAAGGAGGAGAGAACTCGGGAGTTTTTGAAGGCTACTATGCTGAAATAG
- a CDS encoding antitoxin YezG family protein, with translation MEKEMNRLYREIAETVNEMIPEDWNKFYFYAQISENGGGTYFFYNTLENKQYKYSLEIPLKYQIDEDEFERKEDLLYKLSKELRNVFKENEQELWYSFTMSLESSGKFKLHYDYTNWFETEYSFSDQMIIWKYKYLGEISTDENYKALIDKYHNEFPNNPI, from the coding sequence ATGGAAAAGGAAATGAATAGATTATATAGAGAGATAGCTGAAACAGTTAATGAAATGATTCCAGAAGATTGGAATAAATTTTATTTTTATGCCCAAATATCAGAGAATGGGGGAGGAACTTATTTTTTTTATAATACACTCGAAAATAAACAATATAAATACAGTTTAGAAATTCCCTTGAAATATCAAATTGATGAAGATGAATTTGAGAGAAAAGAAGATCTTTTATATAAATTGAGTAAGGAATTAAGAAATGTTTTTAAAGAAAATGAACAAGAACTTTGGTATTCTTTTACAATGTCGTTAGAGAGTAGTGGGAAATTTAAGTTACATTATGATTATACAAATTGGTTTGAGACAGAGTATAGTTTTAGTGATCAGATGATTATTTGGAAATATAAATATTTAGGTGAGATATCAACTGATGAAAACTACAAAGCATTAATTGATAAGTATCATAATGAATTTCCAAATAATCCGATTTAA
- a CDS encoding lipoprotein YvcA, translating into MNKALVILSTLAVLLAGCGGNNEEANQTQAGEEQKAPKEMDAKDLPQVTAFQDEATREYMVSTKEVEPGYYLLESKTKRFRMLFPDKGKVILSRSSYISEYEESIGFNSYDEDNNILFDGKVTYYKGHSFIQDTEVMLEIISGKNDYTGEYHNEENNNSNIYLASKKYTFDNIDRKYNFTYDYFGFVKFKEEDEGIEFSFSYSCKDDGKACNLEEGETKNSAKKIIESISFLSNGKE; encoded by the coding sequence ATGAATAAGGCGCTGGTTATTTTATCAACTCTTGCAGTTTTATTAGCGGGTTGCGGAGGAAATAATGAGGAAGCTAACCAAACACAAGCAGGAGAAGAACAAAAAGCTCCAAAGGAAATGGATGCAAAGGACTTACCCCAGGTAACGGCCTTCCAAGATGAAGCAACAAGAGAATATATGGTGTCAACCAAAGAAGTAGAGCCTGGATACTATTTACTAGAATCCAAGACCAAAAGATTTAGAATGTTATTTCCTGATAAAGGAAAAGTTATCTTGAGTAGGTCTAGTTACATTAGTGAGTATGAAGAAAGTATTGGTTTTAACAGTTATGATGAGGACAATAACATTTTATTTGATGGAAAAGTTACTTATTATAAAGGACATAGCTTCATTCAAGATACTGAGGTCATGCTAGAAATCATTAGTGGAAAGAATGACTATACGGGAGAATACCACAATGAAGAGAATAATAACAGCAATATTTATCTAGCATCTAAGAAATATACCTTTGACAATATAGACAGAAAATACAACTTTACCTATGACTATTTTGGTTTTGTTAAATTTAAGGAAGAGGATGAAGGCATTGAGTTTTCATTCAGTTACAGCTGTAAAGATGATGGTAAAGCATGCAATTTAGAAGAAGGGGAAACAAAAAATTCAGCCAAAAAAATCATCGAATCTATTTCATTTTTAAGTAACGGCAAGGAATAA
- a CDS encoding FtsX-like permease family protein, whose protein sequence is MNKKLYVKLAVTNIKNNSLMFLPYLFTCVVVIALFYTINSLVNDHALKTISGGNFTIDVMKFGSILFTVLSLFFLLYANTFIFKKRKKEIGLYNLLGLEKKHIRKLLILESSLLAFFSMLVGIAIGLVFNQVVGIMMSAMMKVPLTVNIISLSAIIKTVVTFMIVFMIIHVFNLKQIHSVRVIELMKGAQIGEREPKAKLFLAMLGSILLIAGYLLSFSVKDPKLDLAEIITAIVFVVAATYLLFIAVSIVLLKILRKKDSIYYNKSNFTLISTMLYRMKQNAVGLSNIAVLSTATLIVLTTTISLYLGVNTMLNNSFQFDVSITNPAENASEQQQLQAFINKTKARYDVEITSAASYQGGQFAADLTGDGKDDFFLILPLEDFNKLTNKNISLASDEVMLLKDKESAALQSIRLDNNSFQVKGMVDDLPIDTSLADNTDANWMYVIAPLSGEFAQKLDLENSLTMYQDFNVQGDTDAVHDFSHAVAEKAQAIGNVDVEAKSIYKESLLVRFGGLLFLGIFISVVLFVETALMIFYKQISEGFDDRNRFAIMKKVGMSDKEILQTIKKQTLIMFFAPLTIALVHLGAGLPLVTKIIGIAALDNWIVVAGSGIFAAIIFTVIYGVTYIFTEKNYKKIVKY, encoded by the coding sequence ATGAATAAAAAACTGTATGTAAAGCTAGCAGTAACAAATATCAAAAATAATAGCTTAATGTTTCTCCCATACCTTTTTACTTGTGTTGTTGTTATCGCGCTGTTTTATACGATTAACAGCCTGGTGAATGATCATGCTCTTAAAACTATTTCAGGTGGGAACTTTACAATCGATGTGATGAAGTTTGGCAGCATATTGTTTACAGTATTATCTCTGTTCTTTTTACTGTATGCCAACACCTTTATTTTTAAGAAACGCAAGAAGGAAATTGGTCTTTACAATTTGTTAGGCTTGGAGAAAAAGCATATTAGAAAATTACTAATACTAGAGAGCTCGCTGTTGGCATTCTTCTCCATGCTTGTCGGTATTGCAATTGGTCTAGTATTCAATCAGGTTGTCGGCATAATGATGTCTGCCATGATGAAGGTACCGTTAACCGTTAACATCATTTCACTATCGGCAATTATTAAAACGGTGGTTACATTCATGATAGTCTTTATGATTATCCATGTCTTTAACTTAAAACAAATTCACTCTGTTCGTGTAATTGAACTTATGAAGGGTGCACAAATTGGTGAGCGGGAACCGAAGGCGAAGCTTTTTCTAGCGATGCTTGGCAGCATCCTGTTAATAGCCGGCTATCTATTATCTTTTTCTGTGAAAGATCCCAAATTAGATTTAGCTGAAATTATTACAGCGATTGTATTTGTTGTTGCTGCGACATACTTGCTTTTTATAGCCGTAAGTATTGTTCTCCTTAAAATTCTGCGCAAAAAGGATAGCATTTATTATAACAAAAGTAATTTTACGCTCATTTCAACAATGCTTTACCGCATGAAGCAAAATGCTGTCGGTTTATCCAATATTGCTGTATTAAGTACAGCAACCTTGATTGTATTGACCACAACGATTTCCTTATATTTAGGTGTTAATACGATGCTTAACAATAGCTTTCAGTTTGATGTGTCTATTACAAATCCAGCAGAAAACGCCTCTGAGCAGCAACAGCTGCAAGCATTTATTAACAAGACTAAAGCCCGTTACGATGTTGAAATTACATCAGCAGCATCCTACCAGGGCGGACAATTTGCCGCAGATTTAACTGGAGATGGAAAGGATGACTTCTTCCTTATACTGCCATTAGAGGACTTTAATAAACTAACAAACAAAAATATATCGTTAGCTTCAGATGAAGTCATGCTTCTAAAGGATAAAGAAAGTGCAGCATTACAAAGCATCCGCTTAGACAATAATTCATTCCAAGTGAAAGGTATGGTAGATGATCTGCCAATCGATACCTCCCTTGCAGACAATACTGATGCAAATTGGATGTATGTCATCGCTCCGTTATCTGGTGAATTCGCTCAAAAATTAGATTTAGAAAACTCATTGACCATGTATCAAGACTTTAATGTGCAGGGTGATACGGATGCGGTCCATGATTTTTCCCATGCAGTTGCAGAAAAAGCGCAAGCAATTGGCAATGTGGATGTCGAAGCAAAGTCGATTTACAAGGAATCTCTGTTAGTGCGTTTTGGCGGGCTGTTGTTTTTAGGGATTTTTATTAGTGTCGTTTTATTTGTGGAGACAGCTCTTATGATTTTCTATAAGCAGATTTCTGAAGGCTTTGATGATCGGAATCGGTTTGCCATTATGAAAAAAGTTGGAATGAGTGATAAAGAAATTCTCCAAACAATAAAAAAACAAACGCTGATCATGTTTTTTGCTCCGCTCACAATCGCGCTTGTGCATTTAGGAGCAGGCTTGCCACTCGTAACAAAAATCATTGGAATCGCTGCATTGGATAATTGGATTGTAGTGGCAGGCAGCGGGATTTTTGCAGCCATCATTTTCACTGTTATTTACGGTGTGACTTATATATTTACAGAAAAAAATTATAAAAAAATCGTGAAGTATTAA